A stretch of the Kroppenstedtia eburnea genome encodes the following:
- a CDS encoding YwhD family protein: MRPEIQYKKGGSSVSRNKKSEFNIIRGDSTTHGGYHTGTLNLSNLSAVLIEGDEARIDLGLIHAKSRVERGIKFLSNPDEVPGGTEYRVVWVAVDRKEEGPYYAGVAACTMRVNREIRRGWKNLADHVNRMDDALKRRIRVEELNDVERGALRRLLMENDPDMWKRSSDELKEALAAES, translated from the coding sequence ATGCGCCCTGAGATACAATACAAAAAAGGGGGGAGTTCGGTGAGCAGAAATAAAAAATCGGAATTCAACATCATTCGGGGTGACTCCACCACCCACGGTGGTTACCATACGGGTACACTCAATCTGAGCAATCTTTCCGCCGTTCTGATCGAAGGGGATGAGGCCCGGATCGACCTCGGCCTGATTCATGCCAAAAGCAGGGTGGAGCGGGGAATCAAGTTTTTGAGCAACCCGGATGAAGTCCCGGGTGGAACAGAATACCGGGTGGTTTGGGTGGCTGTGGATCGCAAAGAGGAAGGACCCTATTATGCCGGTGTGGCGGCCTGCACGATGCGGGTGAACCGGGAAATCAGACGGGGATGGAAAAATCTGGCGGACCACGTCAACCGGATGGATGATGCCCTGAAGCGGCGGATCCGGGTGGAGGAATTGAATGATGTGGAAAGGGGTGCCCTGCGCCGGTTGTTGATGGAGAATGACCCGGACATGTGGAAGCGGTCATCCGATGAATTGAAGGAAGCCTTGGCTGCGGAATCATGA
- a CDS encoding sensor histidine kinase — MANRYEALGAMAPWLFEPELRWFTTGVALGILLLMLWMRRKWAPKFPFLLYPLIVLLLLAVSDRLTGDVSFLWVYLVVLALLHDRLSTETTVVSAICFFLVYEWVGFGAAAGEDYFRLLGEITLFACSAWLGIYLRRVQRRWDDLKEENRKLLRKVEDAHTRLHSHIDELKEISRRDYLTGMYNFGGFQEQVTKSLSRCLAAEQAYHVICVDLVDFRQVNTKEGVDAGDQLLIGIAREMKKKLPPYAQVARYDGDQFAIGLMGDDSTMRLILDTVEQVINGFRSERCRVHYCLGTASYPMDAQNGAELIRLAEYRLSIEQTRIRHREEEQRRHLEKLSAVGLLAAGLAHEIRNPLTSIRGFIQISAAESPEVKKWESVILPEIDRINDLLKQFLHLSESRPVRHTLFNLDRLIDDVLQLLNPRAILMGHELVPRPPASPVIVEADTEQLKQVLINLVQNGLESLKSKGMVSVGWKEAGDRVVVRVRDSGSGIPPEHMSRIFDPFFSTKGDGTGMGLSICHRIISEHGGQIHVTSQPGRGTTFNIHMPLRQPVREEESPPEPEQVPLVPNLNRSEVVERVNMLRSF, encoded by the coding sequence TTGGCAAACAGGTATGAAGCCCTTGGAGCAATGGCTCCGTGGCTTTTCGAACCGGAGCTGAGGTGGTTCACAACCGGGGTCGCCCTGGGAATCCTGCTGCTGATGCTTTGGATGAGACGCAAATGGGCTCCGAAGTTCCCTTTTCTGCTGTATCCGTTGATCGTGCTCCTTCTGTTGGCGGTCTCGGACCGTCTGACCGGGGATGTGTCCTTTCTGTGGGTTTACCTTGTGGTGCTGGCCCTCTTACATGATCGTTTATCCACAGAAACCACCGTGGTTTCCGCCATCTGTTTTTTCTTGGTGTACGAATGGGTGGGTTTCGGTGCTGCGGCGGGAGAAGATTACTTTCGCCTGCTGGGTGAGATCACCCTCTTCGCCTGTTCCGCGTGGTTGGGTATCTACCTTCGCCGTGTGCAGCGCCGGTGGGATGACTTGAAGGAGGAAAACAGAAAGCTCCTTCGGAAGGTGGAAGATGCCCACACCCGTCTTCATTCCCACATCGATGAACTGAAGGAGATTTCCCGGAGAGACTATTTGACCGGCATGTACAATTTCGGTGGCTTTCAGGAACAAGTGACCAAAAGTTTGTCCCGTTGTTTGGCGGCAGAACAAGCTTATCATGTGATCTGTGTCGACTTGGTCGACTTCCGGCAGGTAAACACGAAGGAAGGAGTCGATGCCGGGGACCAACTGCTGATCGGGATCGCACGGGAAATGAAAAAGAAACTCCCTCCCTATGCACAGGTGGCACGCTATGACGGGGATCAGTTCGCCATCGGGCTGATGGGGGATGATTCCACCATGCGCCTCATTCTGGATACGGTGGAACAGGTGATCAATGGTTTTCGGTCGGAACGATGCAGGGTCCACTACTGTCTCGGTACAGCTTCCTATCCGATGGATGCCCAAAATGGAGCCGAACTGATCCGGCTGGCGGAATACCGGCTGTCCATTGAGCAAACCCGGATCCGGCACCGGGAGGAAGAACAGCGGCGCCACCTGGAGAAGTTGTCTGCCGTCGGTCTGCTGGCGGCGGGGTTGGCCCATGAGATCCGCAACCCCCTGACCTCCATCCGCGGTTTTATCCAGATCTCGGCGGCGGAATCTCCGGAAGTGAAAAAATGGGAGTCCGTGATCCTCCCTGAGATCGATCGGATCAACGATCTGTTGAAACAGTTCTTGCACCTGAGCGAATCCCGGCCGGTCCGGCATACCCTGTTCAACCTGGATCGATTGATCGATGATGTCCTGCAGCTCCTCAACCCCCGGGCCATTTTGATGGGACATGAATTGGTCCCCCGGCCTCCGGCTTCTCCGGTGATTGTCGAAGCGGACACGGAGCAACTGAAGCAAGTTTTGATCAATCTGGTGCAAAACGGTCTGGAATCCCTCAAAAGCAAGGGGATGGTCAGCGTCGGTTGGAAAGAGGCGGGAGACCGGGTTGTGGTCCGTGTCCGGGACAGCGGCAGCGGGATCCCTCCGGAACATATGTCCCGCATCTTTGATCCCTTTTTCAGCACCAAAGGGGATGGGACCGGAATGGGACTTTCCATCTGCCATCGCATTATATCGGAGCACGGAGGGCAGATTCATGTGACAAGTCAACCGGGGCGCGGCACCACCTTTAACATCCACATGCCTCTGAGGCAACCGGTGCGGGAGGAGGAAAGCCCGCCGGAGCCGGAACAGGTGCCCCTGGTTCCCAATCTCAACCGGAGTGAAGTGGTGGAACGGGTCAATATGTTGAGAAGTTTCTAG
- the speB gene encoding agmatinase, whose protein sequence is MRFDEAYSGNVFIGAHPDLESSQIVIYGMPMDWTASFRPGSRFGPKRIREASLVLEEFSPYLRRELSEVNYYDAGDLPLPFGNPEKSTEAIGEFVDRIIQQKKMPLGIGGEHLVTWPVVRTLYKTHRELAVIHLDAHADLRTDYEGESLSHATPLRKIVELLGPENVYQFGIRSGTREEFAYAERAKIHFHPFEVLRPLKEELPGLQGRPVYVTVDIDVLDPAYAPGTGTPEPGGITSGELLEAIHTIARSGVEVVGADLVEVAPVYDPTEQTPVTAAKVIREMLLGFS, encoded by the coding sequence ATGCGGTTTGACGAAGCTTATTCCGGAAACGTGTTTATCGGGGCCCATCCGGATCTGGAATCATCCCAAATCGTGATCTATGGCATGCCGATGGATTGGACAGCCAGTTTTCGGCCGGGCTCCCGCTTCGGCCCCAAGCGGATTCGGGAAGCGTCCCTGGTGTTGGAAGAGTTCAGCCCGTATCTGAGGCGGGAGCTTTCGGAAGTGAACTATTATGACGCCGGGGACCTCCCCTTGCCCTTCGGCAACCCGGAGAAAAGCACGGAGGCCATCGGGGAGTTTGTGGACCGGATCATACAACAGAAGAAGATGCCCCTGGGGATCGGCGGAGAACATCTGGTCACCTGGCCGGTGGTCCGGACCCTGTATAAAACTCACCGGGAACTGGCGGTGATCCATTTGGATGCCCACGCCGATCTTCGGACCGACTATGAAGGGGAAAGCTTATCCCACGCCACTCCCTTGCGCAAGATCGTGGAGCTCCTGGGGCCGGAAAATGTGTACCAGTTTGGCATTCGCTCGGGGACCCGGGAGGAGTTTGCATATGCGGAGCGGGCCAAGATCCATTTTCATCCCTTTGAAGTGCTCCGGCCCCTGAAGGAAGAGCTCCCCGGTCTCCAAGGACGGCCGGTTTATGTCACTGTGGATATCGATGTGCTGGATCCGGCCTATGCACCGGGGACGGGAACGCCGGAACCCGGCGGGATCACCTCCGGGGAACTTCTGGAGGCGATTCACACCATCGCACGTTCCGGGGTGGAGGTGGTGGGAGCCGATTTGGTGGAAGTGGCCCCGGTCTACGATCCCACGGAACAGACCCCGGTGACTGCGGCCAAGGTGATCCGGGAGATGCTTCTCGGCTTCTCCTGA
- a CDS encoding transglycosylase domain-containing protein, with product MGDELNRSLPPETPDWEHLPLGKWWSLGRMFLHWFGFCLIAGVSLALIALLYLKSKPLPPPQLGLTTRILDSRGKLIDTLDRGERRDPVQLKELPKSIQEATLTAEDQRFYEHWGFSPKGILRAVWINLKKGQVSQGASTITQQLARNLYLTHDRTWSRKWREAVLTTQLEIHFSKKEILEMYLNKIYYGHGAYGIERAARIYFGKPAHDLTLAESAMLAGIPRGPRWYSPLNDPDRAKARQEAILDRMVRSGRITPREAKAAKEEVLVYADPPRPQPAQAPYFRDYVIQEAGRLGLDESLLQNGGLKIYTTLDLKMQEEAETAIRKYLKNSGELEASLISIDPRNGQIRAMVGGKDYGRSQYNRIFGQRQPGSTFKPILYLAALEQGLTPVSRFDSKPTTFVYQGGNYRPTNYRNRYANRPITMAEALATSDNIYAVHTHLAIGEEKAVQMGRRLGIGSPLKPVPSLALGTSAVSPYDMVQVYASLAAGGIHHPPVSILRIEDAEGNILSESRPSPEQVITPAEAFVMTRMLEGVFAPGGTANRVKQMLSRPVAGKTGSTNWDSWLSGYTPRLATTVWVGFDRGKTLPDGASRLTHGIWGSYMRAALKGIPPQPFQPPAGVVKAKVDPETGERAGPACPRSVDHWFLAGTEPKRTCGAHPPPVDSSPPSLWQRFKKWWTG from the coding sequence ATGGGAGACGAACTCAATCGGTCATTGCCGCCGGAAACACCGGACTGGGAGCACCTTCCCCTGGGGAAGTGGTGGTCCCTGGGCCGGATGTTCCTGCACTGGTTTGGATTTTGCCTGATTGCGGGAGTCAGCTTGGCACTGATCGCTCTTCTGTATCTGAAATCGAAGCCTTTACCGCCCCCGCAACTGGGACTGACCACCCGTATTCTGGATTCCCGCGGAAAGCTGATCGATACCCTGGATCGCGGAGAGAGACGGGATCCCGTTCAGTTGAAAGAGTTGCCCAAATCGATTCAGGAGGCGACATTGACGGCGGAAGATCAACGATTTTATGAACACTGGGGGTTCTCTCCCAAGGGAATCCTCCGGGCGGTATGGATCAACCTGAAAAAAGGCCAGGTATCCCAGGGAGCGAGCACAATCACGCAGCAGTTGGCCCGCAATCTTTATCTGACCCATGACCGGACCTGGTCCCGCAAATGGCGGGAAGCCGTTCTGACCACCCAACTGGAAATCCACTTTTCCAAGAAAGAGATTTTGGAGATGTATCTGAACAAGATCTATTACGGTCATGGAGCCTATGGCATTGAGCGGGCGGCCCGGATCTATTTCGGCAAACCGGCCCATGATCTCACCCTGGCGGAAAGTGCCATGCTGGCGGGGATCCCCCGGGGACCCCGTTGGTATTCTCCCTTGAACGACCCGGACCGGGCCAAGGCTCGTCAGGAAGCCATCCTGGACCGGATGGTCCGGTCGGGGCGGATCACCCCCCGGGAGGCGAAGGCCGCCAAAGAAGAGGTCCTCGTCTATGCCGACCCTCCCCGGCCCCAGCCGGCCCAGGCCCCTTATTTCCGGGATTATGTGATTCAAGAGGCGGGTCGGTTGGGATTGGATGAGAGTCTGCTTCAAAACGGCGGGTTAAAGATCTATACCACCCTGGATCTGAAGATGCAGGAAGAAGCGGAAACTGCCATCCGTAAGTATCTGAAAAACAGCGGTGAACTGGAGGCCTCCCTGATCAGCATCGACCCGCGAAACGGACAGATCCGGGCGATGGTCGGCGGAAAGGACTACGGTCGTTCCCAGTATAACCGGATCTTCGGCCAACGACAGCCGGGATCCACCTTTAAACCGATCCTCTATCTGGCTGCTCTGGAACAGGGTTTAACCCCCGTCTCCCGCTTTGACAGCAAACCGACCACCTTCGTTTACCAGGGAGGCAACTACCGTCCCACCAACTATCGCAACCGGTATGCCAACCGACCGATCACGATGGCGGAAGCCTTGGCCACTTCGGACAACATTTACGCTGTCCACACCCACCTGGCCATCGGCGAAGAGAAAGCGGTCCAAATGGGTCGGCGCCTGGGAATTGGAAGCCCATTGAAACCCGTGCCCTCCCTGGCATTGGGAACGAGTGCCGTCAGCCCCTATGACATGGTTCAAGTCTACGCCAGCCTGGCAGCCGGGGGAATTCATCACCCTCCCGTCTCCATCCTGCGGATTGAGGACGCGGAGGGAAACATCCTGTCAGAGAGCCGACCGTCGCCGGAACAGGTGATCACCCCCGCGGAAGCCTTTGTCATGACCCGGATGCTGGAGGGGGTGTTCGCCCCGGGGGGGACCGCCAACCGGGTGAAACAGATGCTTTCCCGACCGGTGGCGGGAAAAACCGGAAGCACCAATTGGGATTCCTGGCTGTCCGGGTACACTCCCCGTCTGGCAACCACAGTCTGGGTCGGATTCGACCGTGGGAAGACCCTTCCCGACGGGGCCTCCCGTCTCACCCACGGAATCTGGGGAAGCTACATGCGTGCCGCATTGAAGGGGATCCCTCCTCAACCTTTTCAACCCCCTGCCGGGGTTGTCAAAGCAAAAGTGGATCCGGAAACGGGAGAACGGGCCGGCCCGGCCTGTCCCCGCTCCGTCGACCACTGGTTCCTCGCCGGAACGGAACCGAAGCGCACCTGCGGAGCCCATCCACCACCTGTGGATTCATCCCCACCCTCCCTGTGGCAACGGTTTAAAAAATGGTGGACCGGTTAA
- the argS gene encoding arginine--tRNA ligase, whose translation MNALERMKENLRQEIREAVLRAGLAAEEELPEVVLEVPREKSHGDLATNMAMQLARIAKKNPRQIAEAIVDGMNRDRVAVREIHIAGPGFINFFIDRSHLREVLVEIGRAGDAYGRSSAGNGEKVLVEFVSVNPTGSLHLGHARGAAIGDVLCNVLEAAGYDVTREYYINDAGNQIRNMTLSLEARYREALGRKVDFPEDGYRGQDIVDLGKRLAEEEGDRLLSLDEEERFAWIRRYGLNRLLEGIKKDLKEYRVQFDSWFSEQSLHDSGSVQESVEELTRRGQTYEQDGALWLKSSQFGDDKDRVLVKQDGSYTYITPDIAYHRNKYNRGFDRIVDIFGADHHGYVPRMKAAMAALGFDVDKMTFLITQMVKLYQGGELVKMSKRTGKAITLAELMEEVGVDATRYFFASRGPDSHLDFDMDLAVSQSNENPVFYVQYAHARINSVFRRAGEQGMEVKLDPDSLSALQEEAEFDLLQKLAEFPEEIATAAKQMAPHRMVRYLYDLATQLQSYYNAYRVIQEDERLTRARLSLLLGVAQVLKSGLRMIGVSAPEQM comes from the coding sequence ATGAATGCCTTGGAACGGATGAAGGAGAACCTGAGACAGGAGATTCGGGAAGCAGTGCTCCGGGCGGGCTTGGCGGCGGAGGAGGAGCTCCCGGAAGTGGTTCTGGAAGTGCCCCGGGAAAAATCCCACGGGGACCTGGCCACCAATATGGCCATGCAACTGGCCCGGATCGCCAAGAAAAACCCCCGCCAGATCGCGGAAGCGATTGTGGACGGGATGAACAGGGATCGGGTGGCGGTCCGGGAGATCCACATCGCAGGGCCCGGTTTTATCAACTTTTTTATCGATCGTTCCCATCTGCGTGAGGTGCTGGTGGAGATCGGGCGGGCGGGGGATGCCTACGGCCGCAGCTCTGCCGGCAACGGGGAGAAGGTGTTGGTGGAGTTTGTCAGCGTCAATCCCACCGGCAGTCTTCACCTGGGACATGCCCGGGGAGCGGCCATCGGGGATGTGCTGTGCAATGTGTTGGAAGCGGCGGGATATGATGTCACCCGGGAATATTACATCAATGATGCCGGCAACCAGATCCGCAACATGACCCTGTCCCTGGAAGCCCGCTACCGGGAGGCTCTCGGCCGGAAGGTGGACTTTCCGGAAGATGGCTATCGCGGTCAGGATATCGTCGATCTGGGGAAACGATTGGCCGAGGAGGAAGGAGACCGACTGCTCAGTCTGGATGAAGAGGAGCGGTTTGCCTGGATTCGCAGATACGGACTCAACCGGCTGTTGGAAGGAATCAAAAAAGACCTGAAGGAATACCGGGTCCAATTTGACAGCTGGTTCAGCGAACAATCCCTGCACGATTCCGGATCGGTCCAGGAGAGTGTGGAGGAGCTGACCCGCCGGGGCCAAACCTACGAACAGGACGGGGCTCTCTGGCTGAAGTCCTCCCAGTTTGGAGATGACAAGGACCGGGTGTTGGTGAAACAGGATGGTTCCTACACTTATATCACTCCGGATATCGCTTACCACCGCAACAAATACAATCGGGGCTTTGACCGGATCGTCGATATCTTCGGAGCGGATCATCACGGCTATGTGCCCCGGATGAAAGCGGCCATGGCCGCCCTGGGCTTCGATGTGGACAAGATGACATTTCTCATCACCCAGATGGTGAAACTGTACCAGGGCGGGGAATTGGTCAAAATGTCCAAGCGGACAGGGAAGGCGATCACCTTGGCGGAACTGATGGAGGAAGTCGGAGTGGATGCCACCCGGTACTTTTTTGCCTCCAGAGGACCGGACAGCCACTTGGATTTTGATATGGATCTGGCGGTCTCCCAATCCAATGAGAATCCCGTCTTCTACGTACAGTATGCCCACGCCCGCATCAACAGTGTCTTTCGCCGGGCCGGGGAGCAGGGGATGGAGGTAAAGCTGGATCCGGACAGCCTGTCCGCCTTGCAAGAGGAAGCAGAGTTTGATCTGTTGCAGAAACTGGCGGAATTCCCCGAGGAAATCGCAACGGCGGCAAAGCAGATGGCTCCCCATCGGATGGTCCGCTATCTGTATGATCTGGCCACTCAGCTGCAAAGCTACTACAATGCTTACCGGGTGATTCAGGAAGATGAGAGACTGACCCGCGCCCGTCTCTCCCTCTTGCTCGGGGTGGCCCAAGTGCTGAAAAGCGGTCTCCGGATGATCGGTGTCTCCGCGCCGGAACAGATGTAG
- a CDS encoding DUF1934 domain-containing protein, translated as MKQIRLSIISTIDPEDGGDPEEIVQEMEGRLIERESEWVVKYTEKPGTPDEVKTTVKAGEDEVTIIRQGMIAYRQRYHPGETTICVVETPGGTSEMEVHTLAYRREREEAQGRIQFSFRLTMAGEPMGRYQLLIQWTEVPA; from the coding sequence CTGAAACAGATTCGACTTTCGATCATCTCCACGATCGACCCTGAAGACGGCGGGGATCCCGAGGAGATTGTACAAGAGATGGAAGGCCGGTTGATCGAACGGGAATCGGAATGGGTGGTGAAGTATACGGAAAAGCCGGGGACACCCGATGAAGTGAAGACCACGGTGAAGGCCGGGGAAGATGAAGTGACGATCATCCGGCAGGGGATGATCGCTTACAGACAGAGGTACCATCCCGGGGAGACCACCATCTGTGTGGTGGAGACGCCGGGGGGCACATCGGAGATGGAGGTTCATACTTTGGCTTACCGACGGGAACGGGAAGAGGCGCAGGGACGGATTCAATTTTCCTTCCGCCTGACCATGGCCGGGGAGCCGATGGGCCGGTACCAACTGCTGATTCAATGGACGGAGGTGCCTGCATAA
- the speE gene encoding polyamine aminopropyltransferase, translating into MELWYTEKQTPHFGITAKISRTLHHEQTPFQRMDVIETEQFGRMLVLDGMVMTTDRDEFVYHEMLTHVGMNTHQSPKRVLVVGGGDGGAIREVLKHPSVEKAVLCEIDGRVIEVSREYFPEIAGALGDSRVEIRVEDGIKHIEAHPAEYDVILVDSTEPVGPAVGLFQKPFYQGIYDALRPGGVMVAQTESPWFNRELIAQVYRDISDTFPVTRLYTASIPTYPSGLWSFTLGSKGPDPLEVPPERLHVPDTRYYRPELHRALFQLPRFVEELTVRKEG; encoded by the coding sequence ATGGAACTTTGGTATACGGAGAAACAGACTCCCCACTTCGGAATCACTGCCAAGATCAGCCGCACGCTGCATCATGAGCAGACACCGTTTCAGAGGATGGACGTGATCGAGACGGAACAGTTCGGGCGCATGCTCGTGCTGGACGGCATGGTGATGACCACGGACCGGGATGAATTTGTTTATCATGAGATGCTGACCCATGTGGGAATGAACACCCATCAGTCACCGAAGCGGGTGCTGGTGGTCGGCGGGGGGGATGGCGGGGCCATCCGGGAGGTGTTGAAACATCCCTCTGTGGAAAAAGCGGTCCTGTGCGAGATCGACGGCCGGGTGATAGAGGTTTCCAGGGAATACTTTCCGGAGATTGCCGGTGCTTTGGGGGATTCCCGGGTGGAGATTCGGGTGGAAGACGGGATCAAGCATATCGAAGCCCATCCGGCGGAATATGATGTGATTCTGGTCGACTCCACCGAGCCGGTGGGGCCGGCGGTGGGATTGTTCCAGAAACCATTTTATCAGGGGATCTATGATGCTCTGCGGCCCGGAGGCGTGATGGTGGCTCAGACGGAATCCCCTTGGTTCAACCGGGAGCTGATTGCACAGGTATATCGGGATATCTCAGATACCTTTCCCGTCACCCGCCTGTACACCGCCAGCATTCCCACTTATCCCAGTGGCTTGTGGAGCTTCACGCTGGGATCCAAGGGGCCGGATCCGCTGGAGGTGCCACCGGAGCGACTTCATGTGCCGGATACCCGGTATTACCGGCCGGAGTTGCATCGGGCTCTTTTCCAGTTGCCCCGCTTTGTGGAAGAATTGACGGTTCGGAAGGAGGGATGA